A genomic segment from Pseudosulfitobacter sp. DSM 107133 encodes:
- a CDS encoding VOC family protein: protein MMQFDHIAVAGATLAEATAHVETALGVSLQPGGEHAVFHTHNTLLGLADGLYLEAITINPDAPQPDRARWFDLDRFTGPARLTNWICRCDDMDALLAQLPDLPPQGAGQPVDLQRGDLRWRMAVPAGGVLPYDNCWPALIQWQTTQHPAARLTPSGVSLSRLIVSHPRADDLRSALGPCLNDSRVVFDTGPAALHARFDTPHGTRSL from the coding sequence GCCCATGTTGAAACGGCCCTGGGGGTGTCTTTGCAGCCCGGTGGCGAACATGCGGTATTTCACACCCACAACACCCTGTTGGGCCTTGCCGACGGCCTCTACCTCGAAGCGATTACGATCAATCCCGACGCGCCGCAGCCCGACCGCGCGCGCTGGTTCGATCTGGACCGGTTCACCGGCCCCGCGCGTCTGACCAACTGGATCTGCCGCTGCGACGATATGGATGCGCTGCTGGCGCAATTGCCCGATCTGCCACCCCAAGGCGCTGGGCAGCCGGTTGATCTGCAGCGCGGTGATCTGCGCTGGCGCATGGCGGTGCCTGCGGGCGGCGTGCTGCCCTATGACAATTGCTGGCCTGCGTTGATCCAGTGGCAAACCACGCAGCACCCCGCGGCCCGCCTGACGCCCAGCGGTGTCAGCCTGTCGCGTCTGATCGTCAGCCATCCGCGGGCCGATGATCTGCGCAGCGCCCTTGGCCCCTGTCTGAACGATTCTCGCGTGGTATTCGACACCGGCCCTGCGGCCCTGCACGCCCGGTTTGACACGCCTCACGGCACGCGCAGCCTATGA
- a CDS encoding GNAT family N-acetyltransferase: protein MIRAATCADAATIAAIWNGVIALPHITFTTDRKSPDEVAAMIDARDGAFWVAEVAGQVAGFATFGAFRSGPGYRHTAEHSVMLAPDARANGLGRALMAALEAEAKARDIHVLVAGISGGNPDAVAFHKRLGFAQSGSIPQAGYKFDRWYDLILMHKVLI, encoded by the coding sequence ATGATCCGCGCGGCCACCTGTGCCGATGCCGCCACCATTGCGGCCATCTGGAACGGGGTGATCGCACTGCCGCACATCACCTTTACCACCGACCGCAAAAGCCCCGACGAAGTGGCAGCCATGATTGACGCGCGTGATGGTGCATTCTGGGTGGCCGAAGTGGCGGGACAGGTCGCGGGCTTTGCCACCTTTGGCGCGTTTCGCAGCGGTCCGGGGTATCGCCACACGGCCGAACATTCGGTGATGCTGGCCCCTGATGCCCGGGCGAACGGCCTTGGGCGGGCGTTGATGGCGGCATTGGAAGCCGAGGCAAAAGCCCGCGACATTCATGTGCTGGTGGCCGGTATCAGCGGCGGCAATCCCGACGCTGTCGCCTTTCACAAACGCCTTGGATTTGCGCAATCTGGGTCAATTCCGCAAGCGGGTTACAAATTTGACCGATGGTATGACCTGATCTTGATGCACAAAGTGCTAATCTGA
- a CDS encoding molecular chaperone DjiA yields MSIWTRITEALSALAAGESLSSVFEHLRTPPERSVGFAIAVIALSAKMAKADGQVTRDEVMAFREVFHIAPEDEAGAARVFNLARQDVAGFDVYARRIHSMFRDQPDTLLDLTEGLFHIAMADGHYHEAEAAFLEQVAEIFELPPARFAALRARAVPNQKCDPYTVLGVECGADLATTRAAWRKLVRENHPDVLMARGLPEEAIGMAQKRLIEINRAWEEIQETTTSGAA; encoded by the coding sequence ATGTCGATCTGGACCCGCATAACCGAAGCGCTCAGCGCCCTTGCCGCAGGCGAAAGCCTGTCATCGGTGTTTGAACATCTGCGCACCCCGCCCGAACGGTCTGTGGGCTTTGCCATTGCCGTGATCGCGCTGTCGGCCAAGATGGCCAAGGCCGACGGGCAGGTGACCCGCGACGAAGTCATGGCCTTTCGAGAGGTCTTTCACATCGCCCCCGAAGACGAAGCAGGGGCGGCGCGGGTGTTCAACCTTGCGCGGCAGGACGTCGCGGGCTTTGACGTCTATGCGCGGCGCATCCATTCGATGTTTCGCGACCAGCCCGACACACTGCTGGATCTGACAGAGGGGCTGTTTCACATCGCCATGGCCGACGGCCACTACCACGAGGCCGAGGCCGCGTTTCTGGAGCAGGTCGCAGAGATTTTCGAACTGCCGCCCGCACGTTTTGCCGCCCTGCGTGCCCGCGCGGTGCCGAACCAGAAATGCGACCCCTACACCGTGCTGGGCGTTGAATGCGGTGCCGATCTGGCCACCACGCGCGCGGCCTGGCGCAAACTGGTGCGCGAGAATCACCCCGATGTCCTGATGGCACGCGGCCTGCCCGAAGAGGCCATCGGCATGGCGCAGAAACGGCTGATCGAGATCAACCGCGCCTGGGAAGAGATACAGGAAACCACCACCTCCGGCGCCGCCTGA
- a CDS encoding endonuclease/exonuclease/phosphatase family protein has translation MRLATYNVEWFNALFDDAGRPLADDGWSARYNITRAHQLEALGIVFTALNADAVMIIEAPDQNRHRDTVRALESFAQLFDLRARRAIIGFENDTQQEIALLYDPDVLRATHDPVGHETGKKGATDAPRFDGTFRIDLDVDDTQDLVQFSKPPLELAMRSRATGFEFRMIGAHLKSKAPHGAITRDEVMRQSIANRRKQLAQAIWLRARIAGHLAEGTPLIVMGDMNDGPGLDEYEHLFGRSSVEILLGAEGEPQMYDPHARLALGRRLGAMPTTARFWIRPEKRYLQALLDYIMVSPDLRDPAPSWRIWHPLDDPDCWHVPELRDALVTASDHFPVTLDIEI, from the coding sequence ATGCGGTTGGCCACCTACAACGTCGAATGGTTCAACGCGTTGTTTGATGATGCAGGCAGGCCTCTGGCCGATGACGGCTGGTCGGCACGCTACAACATCACCCGCGCCCACCAGCTCGAGGCGCTTGGCATCGTTTTCACCGCGCTGAACGCCGACGCGGTGATGATTATTGAAGCCCCGGACCAGAACCGCCATCGCGACACGGTGCGCGCGCTGGAAAGCTTTGCGCAACTGTTCGATCTGCGTGCGCGCCGTGCGATCATCGGGTTCGAGAACGACACCCAGCAGGAAATCGCGCTGCTGTATGATCCCGATGTGCTTCGCGCCACCCACGATCCTGTCGGCCACGAGACCGGCAAAAAAGGGGCCACCGACGCCCCGCGTTTTGACGGCACATTCCGCATTGATCTGGATGTGGACGACACGCAGGATCTGGTGCAATTCTCCAAGCCGCCGCTGGAACTGGCGATGCGCAGCCGCGCCACCGGTTTTGAATTCCGCATGATCGGCGCGCATCTGAAATCCAAGGCCCCGCACGGTGCCATCACCCGCGACGAGGTCATGCGCCAGTCGATTGCCAACCGGCGCAAGCAACTGGCTCAGGCGATCTGGCTGCGCGCCCGCATCGCGGGCCATCTGGCCGAAGGCACGCCGCTGATCGTCATGGGCGACATGAACGACGGTCCGGGGCTGGACGAATACGAACATCTTTTTGGCCGATCTTCGGTGGAAATCCTGTTGGGGGCTGAGGGCGAGCCCCAGATGTACGATCCCCACGCACGGCTTGCGCTGGGGCGGCGTCTGGGGGCAATGCCGACAACCGCCCGATTCTGGATTCGCCCCGAAAAGCGCTATTTGCAAGCGTTGCTTGACTATATCATGGTGTCGCCAGACCTGCGCGACCCTGCGCCAAGCTGGCGTATCTGGCACCCGCTGGACGACCCTGATTGCTGGCATGTGCCCGAACTGCGCGACGCACTGGTGACCGCATCAGACCATTTTCCGGTGACACTGGACATCGAGATTTAG
- a CDS encoding Ppx/GppA family phosphatase — MTEQSEQATDAVGKHDWGPFGRPLFQDPGARALSRVGVVDIGSNSVRLVVFDGAARSPAYFYNEKIMCALGAGLSESGTLNPSGRKRALAALIRFKHLADGMDLPELTLVATAAVRDASDGADFCADVLRETGLRIWVIDGREEARLSAQGVLLGWPGAYGLVCDIGGSSMELAEISGGRVGRRETSQLGPLKLVDVKGGKKGRREHIAAVMEQLQEAMGIQRDRLFLVGGSWRAIARIDMYRRNYPLHVLHEYRMTPTGVAKTVAFIADSDPEELRNHCGISAQRMGLVPLAAEVLSRLVRTFKPKDIAVSSYGIREGLLYEQMPQRLRDRDPLVESCRFVEAKDARLPGFGRTLYDFIMPLFKSAPVHRKRLIKAACLLHDVSWRAHPDYRAEVCFDNATRANLGGLKHSERIFLGLALLHRYSNKREGTPFENLYDVLDEKTQRDAEILGKAMRFGAMFWMQKDADRGEFRWYPKKKQLELHLSPAVMPLYGEVAEARLVSLASSMGAELTVKTRRRAPKA, encoded by the coding sequence ATGACCGAACAGAGCGAACAGGCAACCGACGCTGTGGGCAAACACGACTGGGGGCCTTTTGGGCGGCCTCTGTTTCAGGATCCCGGCGCACGGGCGCTGTCCCGTGTGGGGGTGGTCGACATCGGGTCGAACTCGGTCCGGTTGGTGGTTTTTGACGGCGCGGCACGCAGTCCTGCCTATTTCTACAATGAAAAGATCATGTGCGCACTGGGCGCGGGCCTGAGCGAAAGCGGCACGCTGAACCCTTCGGGACGCAAGCGCGCACTGGCGGCGTTGATCCGGTTCAAACATCTGGCCGACGGCATGGACCTGCCCGAACTGACGCTGGTGGCCACGGCGGCGGTGCGCGATGCATCCGATGGTGCCGATTTCTGCGCCGATGTGCTGCGCGAGACGGGGCTGCGCATCTGGGTGATCGACGGGCGCGAAGAGGCGCGGCTGTCGGCGCAGGGTGTGCTGCTGGGCTGGCCCGGCGCCTATGGTCTGGTTTGTGACATTGGCGGGTCATCCATGGAGCTGGCCGAGATTTCCGGCGGGCGCGTGGGCCGGCGCGAGACATCGCAACTGGGGCCGCTCAAGCTGGTGGATGTGAAGGGCGGCAAAAAGGGCCGTCGCGAACATATCGCCGCCGTGATGGAACAGTTGCAAGAGGCGATGGGCATCCAACGCGACCGGCTGTTTCTGGTGGGCGGATCGTGGCGGGCGATTGCGCGCATCGACATGTACCGGCGCAATTATCCGCTGCATGTGCTGCACGAATACCGCATGACGCCGACCGGCGTGGCCAAGACCGTGGCCTTTATCGCGGACAGCGACCCCGAAGAGCTGCGCAACCACTGTGGCATCTCGGCGCAACGCATGGGGCTGGTGCCACTGGCCGCCGAAGTGCTGTCTCGGCTGGTGCGCACCTTCAAACCCAAGGACATTGCGGTGTCGTCCTATGGTATCCGCGAGGGGCTGTTGTACGAACAGATGCCCCAGCGCCTGCGCGACCGTGATCCGCTGGTTGAATCCTGCCGCTTTGTCGAAGCCAAGGACGCCCGCCTGCCCGGCTTTGGCCGCACGCTGTATGATTTCATCATGCCGCTGTTCAAATCCGCACCGGTTCACCGCAAGCGGCTGATCAAGGCGGCATGTTTGCTGCATGACGTCAGCTGGCGCGCGCATCCCGATTACCGCGCCGAGGTCTGTTTCGACAATGCGACCCGTGCCAATCTGGGCGGGCTGAAACATTCGGAACGGATTTTTCTGGGGCTGGCGCTGTTGCACCGCTATTCGAACAAGCGCGAGGGCACGCCGTTCGAAAATCTCTATGACGTGCTGGACGAAAAGACCCAGCGCGACGCCGAAATTCTGGGCAAGGCGATGCGGTTCGGGGCGATGTTCTGGATGCAGAAGGATGCGGATCGGGGCGAATTCCGCTGGTATCCGAAGAAAAAGCAGCTGGAGCTGCATCTGTCGCCTGCGGTGATGCCGCTGTACGGCGAAGTGGCCGAAGCGCGGCTGGTGTCGCTGGCCAGCAGCATGGGTGCCGAACTGACGGTCAAGACACGGCGGCGCGCTCCGAAGGCTTAG
- a CDS encoding RNA degradosome polyphosphate kinase, translating into MSQADFLTHPFPEPQALDDLDFSGPGRFVNRELSWLAFNWRVLEEAENTRVPLLERLRFLSISATNLDEFYTVRVAGLRELAIAGNTTPAADGLTPAEQLVLINEDARALMLSQQRVLSDLLAEMEAEGIDVLKRAELTPGDKTFLADYFLNHVFAVLSPLAIDPAHPFPFIPNTGYALALQLERKSDKRPLQALLPIPGQIDRFVALPGQGTRFLPLEELLVEQIGTLFPGYRLTAHFEFQVLRDSDLEVEDEAEDLVREFEVALKRRRRGEVVRMLHSAGAPERLKSVIMRELNVMHSEVIEIDGMIGLADLGKLVLDSRPELLWPTFTPRVPERVSDFEGDMFAAIRQKDMLLHHPYETFEMVIRFLQQAARDPNVVAIKQTLYRTSKRSPIVEALCEAAEDGKSVTALVELKARFDEAANIHQSRRLERAGAHVVYGFIDLKTHAKISTVVRREGDELVTYTHYGTGNYHPITAKIYTDLSLFTCDPKLGRDATKVFNFLSGYAEPEELDNLAISPTTLKPRLLEMIANEAEHAAAGRPAEIWAKMNALIDSEVIDALYAASQAGVKISLVIRGICGLRPGVVGLSENIRVKSIIGRFLEHSRIVCFGNGKGLPHKKARVFISSADWMGRNLNRRVETLVEIENPTVKSQITSQVMAANLADVAQSWVMAPDGKFVRPEVPEGDFAFNCHRFFMENPSLSGRGSAGASDVPQLTHTED; encoded by the coding sequence ATGTCACAGGCAGATTTTCTCACACATCCCTTCCCCGAGCCTCAGGCGCTGGATGATCTCGATTTTTCGGGACCCGGCCGATTTGTAAACCGCGAGCTGAGCTGGCTTGCCTTTAACTGGCGCGTGCTGGAAGAGGCGGAAAACACCCGTGTTCCGCTGCTGGAGCGGCTGCGGTTCCTGTCGATCAGCGCCACCAATCTGGACGAGTTTTACACCGTGCGCGTCGCGGGCCTGCGCGAACTGGCGATTGCAGGCAACACCACGCCCGCCGCCGACGGGCTGACGCCTGCCGAGCAACTGGTGCTGATCAACGAAGACGCCCGCGCCCTGATGCTGTCGCAACAACGGGTGCTGTCAGACCTGCTGGCCGAGATGGAAGCCGAAGGCATCGACGTGCTGAAACGCGCCGAGCTGACGCCCGGCGACAAGACATTTCTGGCCGATTATTTCCTGAACCACGTTTTTGCGGTTCTGTCGCCGCTGGCGATTGATCCGGCACACCCCTTCCCGTTCATTCCCAACACCGGCTATGCGCTGGCGCTGCAACTGGAACGCAAATCGGACAAACGCCCGTTGCAGGCGCTGCTGCCGATCCCCGGCCAGATCGACCGCTTTGTCGCCCTGCCCGGTCAGGGCACGCGGTTCCTGCCGCTGGAGGAACTGCTGGTCGAACAGATCGGCACGCTGTTCCCCGGCTATCGGCTGACGGCGCATTTCGAATTTCAGGTGCTGCGCGACAGCGATCTTGAGGTCGAGGACGAGGCCGAAGATCTGGTGCGCGAATTCGAGGTGGCGCTGAAACGCCGTCGGCGGGGCGAAGTGGTGCGGATGCTGCATTCGGCCGGCGCGCCCGAGCGGTTGAAATCGGTGATCATGCGTGAGTTGAACGTCATGCACTCCGAAGTGATCGAGATTGACGGCATGATCGGTCTTGCCGATCTGGGCAAGCTGGTGCTGGACAGCCGCCCCGAACTTTTGTGGCCCACATTCACTCCGCGCGTGCCCGAACGTGTGTCGGATTTCGAAGGCGATATGTTTGCCGCGATCCGGCAAAAGGACATGTTGCTGCACCATCCCTATGAAACCTTTGAAATGGTGATCCGTTTCCTGCAACAGGCGGCGCGCGATCCCAATGTGGTGGCGATCAAGCAGACGCTGTATCGCACCTCGAAACGCTCGCCCATTGTCGAGGCGCTGTGCGAGGCGGCGGAAGACGGCAAATCGGTCACCGCACTGGTCGAGCTGAAGGCGCGCTTTGACGAGGCGGCGAATATCCACCAGTCGCGCCGTCTGGAACGTGCGGGCGCGCATGTGGTGTACGGGTTTATCGACCTGAAAACCCATGCCAAGATCAGCACCGTTGTGCGCCGCGAGGGTGATGAACTGGTGACCTATACCCATTACGGCACCGGCAACTATCACCCGATCACCGCCAAGATTTACACCGACCTGTCGCTGTTCACCTGTGACCCCAAGCTGGGCCGCGATGCCACCAAGGTCTTTAACTTCCTGTCCGGCTATGCCGAGCCGGAAGAACTGGACAATCTGGCGATTTCACCCACCACGCTAAAGCCGCGCCTGCTGGAAATGATCGCCAACGAGGCCGAACATGCCGCCGCCGGGCGGCCTGCCGAAATCTGGGCCAAGATGAACGCGCTGATCGATTCCGAAGTGATCGATGCGCTGTATGCGGCGTCGCAGGCCGGTGTGAAGATCAGCCTTGTGATCCGTGGCATCTGTGGCCTGCGCCCCGGTGTCGTGGGGCTGAGCGAGAACATCCGCGTCAAATCCATCATCGGGCGGTTTCTGGAACATTCGCGGATCGTCTGCTTTGGCAACGGCAAGGGGCTGCCCCACAAAAAGGCGCGGGTGTTTATTTCATCTGCCGACTGGATGGGCCGCAACCTGAATCGCCGTGTGGAAACACTGGTAGAGATCGAAAACCCGACGGTAAAATCGCAGATCACCAGCCAGGTGATGGCGGCAAACCTGGCGGATGTGGCGCAAAGCTGGGTGATGGCTCCGGACGGAAAATTCGTGCGCCCCGAAGTGCCCGAAGGCGATTTTGCCTTTAACTGCCACCGTTTCTTCATGGAAAACCCGTCCTTGTCGGGCCGTGGATCGGCGGGCGCGTCGGATGTGCCGCAGCTGACCCATACCGAGGACTGA
- a CDS encoding chromosomal replication initiator DnaA — MPKQLHFDLPVRTALGRDDFMVSPGNAVAVSLIESWANWPGGKLVLTGPPGAGKTHLTHVWAKLTGARIVSAGDLAGADIPDLASAAIAVEDVPQIADDTEAMTALFHLHNLALANGHALLMTGRGAPTHWGLGLPDLQSRVGGTPAAILELPDDALLAAVLAKLFADRQLKPRMDVIPYLALHMERSFDAARRMVAALDAESLSAQKPLTRVMAAKVLGRAAE; from the coding sequence ATGCCCAAGCAATTGCACTTTGACCTGCCGGTGCGCACCGCACTGGGGCGTGACGATTTCATGGTATCGCCCGGCAATGCGGTGGCGGTCAGCCTGATTGAGAGCTGGGCCAACTGGCCCGGCGGCAAGCTGGTGCTGACCGGCCCGCCGGGCGCGGGCAAGACGCATCTGACCCATGTCTGGGCAAAGCTGACCGGCGCGCGTATCGTATCGGCGGGCGATCTGGCGGGGGCGGATATTCCCGATCTGGCCAGCGCTGCGATTGCGGTCGAGGACGTGCCGCAAATTGCGGACGACACCGAGGCGATGACCGCGCTGTTTCATCTGCACAATCTGGCGCTGGCCAATGGCCATGCGCTGCTGATGACGGGGCGCGGCGCACCGACCCATTGGGGGCTTGGCCTGCCCGATCTGCAAAGCCGCGTGGGCGGCACCCCCGCGGCGATCCTGGAACTGCCCGACGACGCCTTGCTGGCGGCGGTTCTGGCCAAACTGTTTGCCGACCGACAGCTGAAACCGCGTATGGATGTGATCCCCTATCTGGCCCTGCATATGGAACGCTCGTTTGATGCGGCACGGCGCATGGTGGCGGCGCTGGACGCAGAATCGCTGAGCGCGCAAAAGCCGCTGACGCGGGTGATGGCAGCCAAGGTTCTGGGCCGCGCGGCAGAGTGA
- a CDS encoding AI-2E family transporter, whose protein sequence is MGLPVRDQLRYWGLAAVVFFVLLWALGDVLVPFLLGGAIAYFLDPVADRLERMGASRVLATAIITLVALLLFVLMALLVVPTLVSQSVQLFNTAPDLARNFGTFLTERFPSLLDADSTLRQSLDSIAATVQERGGELVTTALSSAASLINIALLFVIVPVVSVYLLLDWDNMVARVDELLPRDHAPTIRKLAGQIDKTLASFIRGMGTVCLILGTYYAIALMLVGLQFGLVVGFVAGLITFIPYLGALIGGALAIGLGLFQFWGDWVSLGLVAGIFVIGQVIEGNFLTPKLVGNSVGLHPVWLILALSVFGTLFGFVGMLVAVPVAAALGVVTRFAVQQYQHSLLYRGLSDHHITDDGDVVPDQRDAD, encoded by the coding sequence ATGGGTTTGCCCGTCCGCGATCAGCTGAGATACTGGGGCTTGGCCGCAGTGGTGTTTTTTGTCCTGCTTTGGGCGCTGGGTGACGTGCTGGTGCCGTTTCTGCTGGGCGGGGCGATTGCCTATTTCCTGGATCCGGTGGCCGACAGGCTGGAGCGTATGGGCGCCAGCCGTGTGCTGGCCACGGCGATCATCACACTGGTGGCGCTGTTGCTGTTTGTGCTGATGGCGCTGCTGGTGGTGCCGACGCTGGTCAGCCAGTCGGTGCAGCTGTTCAACACCGCGCCCGATCTGGCCAGGAATTTCGGCACCTTCCTGACCGAACGCTTTCCGTCACTGCTGGATGCCGACAGCACCCTGCGCCAGTCGCTCGACAGCATTGCGGCCACGGTGCAGGAACGTGGCGGCGAACTGGTGACCACGGCGCTGAGCAGTGCCGCGTCTCTGATCAACATCGCCCTGCTGTTCGTGATCGTGCCGGTGGTGTCGGTCTATCTGTTGCTGGACTGGGACAATATGGTGGCGCGGGTGGACGAGCTGCTGCCGCGCGACCATGCGCCGACGATCCGCAAGCTGGCCGGACAGATCGACAAGACGCTGGCGTCGTTCATTCGCGGCATGGGCACGGTCTGTCTGATTTTGGGCACCTATTACGCGATTGCGCTGATGCTGGTAGGGCTGCAATTCGGGCTGGTCGTAGGGTTTGTCGCAGGGCTGATTACCTTCATTCCCTATCTGGGCGCGCTGATCGGCGGGGCGCTGGCGATCGGGCTGGGGCTGTTCCAGTTCTGGGGCGACTGGGTCTCGCTGGGTCTGGTGGCCGGTATCTTTGTCATCGGTCAGGTGATCGAGGGCAATTTCCTGACGCCCAAGCTGGTGGGCAATTCGGTGGGGCTGCACCCTGTGTGGCTGATTTTGGCGCTGTCGGTCTTTGGCACCTTGTTCGGCTTTGTCGGCATGTTGGTGGCCGTGCCGGTGGCGGCGGCGCTGGGCGTGGTGACGCGGTTTGCGGTGCAACAGTACCAGCACAGCCTGCTGTATCGCGGGCTGTCAGACCATCATATTACAGACGACGGCGATGTTGTCCCCGACCAGCGCGACGCGGACTGA
- a CDS encoding alpha/beta hydrolase has translation MTMQAGMRNLDGQQFYVRTWGDASLPRLLLLHGFPEFGGAWDDFAPLLAHRFHVIAPDQRGYGRSWAPADVGDYTASKLVSDMVALIGDEGPVTVLGHDWGAGVAYALAFMHPELVSRLIIANGVHPGPFQREMARGGRQSEASQYINYLRAEGSEDRLAANDFEKLLALFSAKMDMSWLQGAVLAQYKEAWGRPGRLRGMINWYRASPLVVADPGKPVTDLRELPVARLQVRCPHLLIWAAGDVALMPEATEGLEDYAPDLTRVEIADADHWLFHQKPQEIADVVLDWLERH, from the coding sequence ATGACCATGCAGGCAGGGATGCGCAATCTGGACGGACAACAGTTCTATGTCCGCACCTGGGGCGATGCCTCCCTGCCGCGCCTGTTGCTGTTGCACGGGTTTCCAGAATTCGGCGGCGCATGGGACGACTTTGCGCCGCTGCTGGCCCACCGGTTCCACGTCATCGCCCCCGACCAGCGCGGCTATGGGCGCAGCTGGGCGCCTGCGGATGTGGGGGACTACACCGCGTCGAAACTGGTGTCGGACATGGTGGCGCTGATCGGGGACGAAGGGCCGGTGACGGTGCTGGGGCATGACTGGGGGGCCGGGGTGGCCTATGCGCTGGCCTTCATGCACCCCGAACTGGTGTCGCGGCTGATTATCGCCAACGGGGTGCATCCCGGTCCCTTCCAGCGCGAGATGGCCAGGGGCGGCCGCCAGTCCGAAGCCTCGCAATATATCAACTACCTGCGCGCCGAAGGGTCCGAGGACAGGCTGGCCGCCAACGATTTCGAAAAGCTGCTGGCGCTGTTTTCGGCCAAGATGGATATGTCATGGCTGCAAGGCGCGGTTCTGGCGCAGTATAAAGAGGCCTGGGGCCGTCCGGGGCGGCTGCGCGGCATGATCAACTGGTATCGCGCCTCGCCGCTGGTGGTGGCCGATCCGGGCAAGCCGGTGACGGATCTGCGCGAACTGCCCGTCGCGCGGCTGCAAGTGCGCTGTCCGCACCTGCTGATCTGGGCGGCGGGCGATGTTGCGTTGATGCCCGAGGCGACCGAGGGGCTGGAGGATTACGCCCCCGATCTGACGCGGGTGGAGATTGCAGATGCCGATCACTGGCTGTTCCACCAGAAACCGCAGGAAATTGCAGATGTGGTGCTGGACTGGCTGGAGCGGCATTAG
- a CDS encoding dienelactone hydrolase, translated as MTTTLKSVTLGLAGISAAGMLYANPIDQIRPDAPELAPYGDHVIGVQTLEFSHAGQIDIVNTTADSAPTYDRPLTVEVWYPAAAGTEPGGEYTTTLRDGHRQARLTGRAARDAAPATDAQYPLIVISHGYPGNRFLMSHLGENLASKGYVTVSIDHTDSTYSDKGAFGSTLLNRPIDQRFVIDQMAALDGPLGAIIDGDTVGVIGYSMGGYGAMIFGGAGVTQASTEYSWGTPNGLLAANMAGTETHEALIDDRVKAIIAIGPWGNNAGFWDAEGLAGFRKPLMLMAGSVDDTSIYDAIRGIFDGTTGTDRHLLTFDNAGHNAAAPMPAPLESWAMDEGLGYAPFEHYADAVWDTNRMNNIAQHFATAFMDVHLKDKVEEARFFDLVPVSGDGVVAMDDAGKPTADHTYWNGFKAGTAAGLRFETKAKGE; from the coding sequence ATGACCACCACACTGAAATCCGTTACACTCGGCCTTGCGGGCATCAGCGCCGCCGGAATGCTTTACGCCAACCCCATCGACCAGATCCGCCCCGACGCGCCCGAGCTTGCGCCTTATGGCGACCATGTCATCGGGGTGCAGACGCTGGAATTCAGCCATGCCGGCCAGATCGATATCGTCAACACCACCGCCGACAGCGCCCCCACCTATGACCGCCCCCTGACGGTCGAGGTCTGGTATCCCGCCGCGGCGGGCACCGAGCCGGGCGGCGAATACACCACCACACTGCGCGACGGGCACAGGCAGGCCCGGCTGACAGGCCGCGCCGCGCGCGATGCGGCCCCTGCCACCGACGCGCAATACCCGTTGATCGTGATCAGCCACGGCTATCCCGGCAACCGCTTCCTGATGAGCCATCTGGGCGAAAACCTCGCCTCCAAGGGCTATGTCACCGTGTCCATAGACCACACCGACAGCACCTATTCCGACAAGGGCGCCTTTGGCTCGACCCTGCTGAACCGCCCGATTGACCAGCGTTTTGTGATCGACCAGATGGCCGCGCTGGACGGCCCGCTGGGGGCCATCATCGACGGCGACACCGTGGGCGTGATCGGCTATTCGATGGGCGGCTACGGCGCGATGATCTTTGGCGGTGCGGGGGTGACGCAGGCGTCGACCGAATACAGCTGGGGCACGCCCAACGGGCTGCTGGCGGCGAACATGGCAGGCACCGAAACCCACGAGGCGCTGATTGACGACCGGGTCAAGGCGATCATCGCCATCGGCCCCTGGGGCAACAACGCAGGTTTCTGGGATGCCGAGGGGCTGGCGGGCTTTCGCAAGCCGCTGATGCTGATGGCGGGCAGCGTGGACGACACCTCGATCTATGACGCAATCCGTGGCATTTTCGACGGCACCACGGGCACCGACCGCCACCTGCTGACCTTTGACAATGCCGGCCACAATGCCGCCGCGCCGATGCCTGCGCCCCTCGAAAGCTGGGCCATGGACGAAGGGCTGGGCTATGCTCCGTTCGAGCATTACGCGGATGCGGTCTGGGACACCAACCGCATGAACAACATCGCCCAGCACTTTGCCACCGCCTTTATGGATGTGCACCTGAAGGACAAGGTCGAGGAAGCGCGCTTTTTCGACCTTGTCCCGGTCTCGGGCGATGGGGTCGTGGCGATGGATGATGCGGGCAAACCCACCGCCGATCACACCTATTGGAACGGCTTCAAGGCTGGCACCGCCGCCGGTCTGCGGTTCGAAACCAAAGCCAAAGGGGAATGA